The stretch of DNA gttcgccttcgccgacggCTGCCCGCGGCGCAACGTCGGCCTTGCCGCGCCgaacgccgccctcgtcgacTCTCACcctcctgccgcctctgtcgggctcctctccagcgcccgctgcgccggaaGCCTCGatcggctcgcgcgccgcgagggacgcCCGCGATGAGGAGCGGAgagaccgcggcgacgagcgcagacgcagagatgacgagcgcagagaaggacgaagcgagcggagcggccgcgaccggcgcgaagaagacagacgcgTTCGCGACGAGGAccgaagagacgcgcgggatgaacggagaaggcgagaggtgCGCGACGACAGCCGAGACGgtcgagacagagagagccgcaggcgcgaagAGACGACAGAAAACAAAGAGCGGACTGTGCCGTCAACCAGGTACGCCAGAGACAtgcggctgtcgctcgccACAGGCGAGTTTTGTCAGTTAGCTGCGCAGCTTCTgtgcggggcggggggggggggggggtaagggggggggggacccTCGGTGCGCTCGCCTCCATATGGCAGAGTCAGTAGGCGTGCGATTCGGCACGCCTTTCTCTCCATCGACGTTCATGCGCCTCCCTAAGCACATACTTGTATGTACAGACATGCATCCATGCATTCGGTTCGCGAGCTTGGGGAGTCGTGGCTTGCTGCAGACGCATTGAGTTGCGGGTGGCGACCCCGCCACGCAGTTTTGCTTCAACGCGTTCACTTGGAAAATCCTGCATCGCGCAAATTAACCGATTtgtccgcggcctcgctgatGAAGCTATTCTtttgcgcgtctgcttccaTGCGTGTGTTCGCGTATTCGttgcgccgcgtcgtcttttGTGGGTGCTTGATCTGCGCCCTGCTGTCTCTCGTGTCTGAGACCGGGTGCCTCTCTTCATGCCTCAGgcgtctggcgcctgcgtctcgctctctttctttccAGTCGATCTTCTACTGTCACGACTCTGGGTGTGCGGCCGGTTGTCTCTCGCAGCGTGTTTCGGGCGCCGGATAGCCAGAAAATTCGATCTCTGGAGGACGTGCTGAAACAgcagaagacagaggagCAGCCCACGCGCGTAAGCGGGGAGTCCCGCGAAAGGGCGCCGTGCCTCCgaccgccgcgaccgcctgcgTCAgcaacggcggcgcgcgtgtggGCGGCGCGCTTGGAGCGTTTAGCGATTAACCCTTTCGTCCTTAGCAGTCAGCACATGGCAGAGTTCGCGACGGGCGAGCACCTCGCGCTCAGGCGCTAGCAGTTTTCGCACGTGGAGGTGGTTATGgagtctgcgcgcgtgcCCGGTTCATGCAGATCCTCTTTCTGACCAAGAAGCAGCGCGAACAGCAAaaggccgccgacgagcgcAGTCGCCAAGAAatggagaagaagaaggaacgaCAGCTCCTCCAGAACCGCAGGAACTTCCTCATGCAGCAGGTGAACTGGCTTTCTCGATGTCTCTCCACCCGCGCGGGGGGAAGGCCTGCACTAGGCGACGCGATGTCCTACACCCTGAACCCAGCGGGGGGCCGTCTAGAGTCACTCAGAATGCGCTCACGCGCTAGCATGACCTAAAAATGCGAGAAGTCATGTGTGTGATGTGATAGTATGAGACAATCGACCGAACTGacgatagataaatatacCTGGGATGACTGTACTTGCGGCGAAATGTCAGTCAAGCATGCGTATTGAACATTCTCTGCGCTCACGCGCGCTTCGAGCAGCACGCTGTTCTGCTGAGGGTCATGGCCAAACGTGAGGATtgcttcttcgcggctcgTCGTGGGTCTGCGTGGTGCTTCGGAGAGAGTGcttcgaggaggcggcgctagTGTCCGCAGGCAGCACTGCGCCTGTGGCGAAGTTCCGCGACCCTGTGTTTCTCTATTTCCCGCTTCGGTTGTGCAGGAaatcgagagagagaaggaggcgaaggagcggctgaagcagcgcgagaTGGAAAAAATCAAAGAGGAGCAAGAGCGTAtgtcctcgcgctgctgtcgtGCGTCCTTCGCCTGGGGCGtggtctctctctcccggtGCCGTGTCCCGCAGTGGCAGTTGGCCTTCAAGGCTGTGCGCCACGGTCGCAGTCTGgtggcgcgcgtctctctctgtctctctctgtctcgcacTGTTTTTCGCCTTTCGTCCAGGCCAGACCCAGAGGCCGCGATCTCCTTCCGGTGTCTCCGCTCAGGTCGTTTGCGCGCGGTGCGAGGTTCCGGGAGCACCACGGGCTCGCGCAGcaaggcggaagaggagcgcgcggcgaagcgcgcggctgaggagagaaaaggcggcgcttcggcgAATGCCCGAGAGAGTACCTTGGCGGACCTGCGCCTGCTCAACCTTCCCGAACAAGAGCTCCGTGCCCGGCAGCAGGTAACCCACAGCGGCTCTCTCAGTCTAGCTTTAGGGTCCAGTCCTCGCCGCTTCAACTGTGTATTCCGTTGGCATCCACTGTGGAGGTGCACCGTTGATTGAGTGTCTGTCCGCGCGTACTCGCTTCACGTCGTGCGGTTTTTTCTGTCCTTACCTCTTGCgaatatacatttatatatctgtatatatttgtgtggctctctgcctcggctGCGTTTCGTCTATGGGGCGAAGCAATTAGAGCTGGCATGAATCAGCAGGAGATTGGTCTTGTAGACTGCCTCCGTCAGAGCTCGTGTGCCGAAACCTAGGAACACCATTCACCGTTTCTGGTATTCGCATGCCCGCACAGCCTCTTGGAGTTGCTCGCGATGTGGATATGCGCAGCACCCGTCCGCGCGAATGTGTTCGAAATCCAGAAAAAGCGTCGCTTACGTGTTCTACTTTGTGTACTCATATATCCATATACGcctgtatatatttattgtCACAATCGCGGTCGTGCCCGCTCTCCCGCCCTCCCCCACTCGGTGGAGCAACACTACAGCAGAGGACTCTGTGAGGTCTGTGGTCCTCTGCATGTTTTTCTCAGGAGCGTGAACTTGAACAGATTCGAAACCATTATCTTGGCATGAGGactgagaagaaaaaaatTCAAAAGCCTTCAGAAAAGTTCAGGTGCGTTGCTGGCCGCTCTAAACGTCGCGAGCTCCGGGGTCCAGGAAACAGCCGTGACCGTTCCCCGCCGTGGCAATGCCTGGTGGAACAAGTGTTGCTGTCTCTTGCCTTTTTTACTGTTTACGTTCAGAAATATTTTCAACTTTGAGTGgaacgacgcagaagacacgTGCAAGGGCGACAACAATCCACTCTACCAAGAGCGAAtggagccgcagctgctcttCGGACGCGGGTGagaccgcgcaggcgccgccagaAGGGAATAATACACGGCAAGAGGCTTTTAGTTAAGCGAACATATTGTCGGAGATGCTGGGCCGTAACGCCACTACGTTTCTCGTAGCCCAAAGAGTTCAAAATTGGGCGCAAGAAATAGGAAACCACTGGTAAAAACGCAGCCCTTCAAGATCTAACCATGAGTCCTGGTACAGCGTACTCTGCAGAAAAGTCAAGAAGGAGACGGCAGcggggacgcggaggaaTCGGGGAGAGAAAATACGCGAGAAAGCAAGGAGCGCGAACTGGAGATGGCGGCCAAAAGGCTGCAGCTGGGAGAAGCGAGGCATAAGCGCTCAAAACAAAAGGTGTGTTTCCCTTGGATCTTTTGAGTACAGGTTCCGAGCAGGAATGGATATTCGCGAGCAGCGGAAGCAGAACAATTTCTACGACGAACTGGTGAAACGGTAAGGCTCTTGTTCTCGAAAGCTCGTTGTGTGCGAGTGTTTGCACGCATCGCGGTGGCTGCGTTCTGCGGgcggccctccgccgctgagTTGTGGGTTCCGGCGGCCGCTCCCGATTGTCTGTCTCTCGAGGCATCTCTCCTCGTTGTCTATGCGTAACCGCGCTCCACCGTTGCCTCGCAAGTCGggcggcctcgaggcgtCTCAGTTTCGTCTCTTGCGTGTCTCTTCCAGGGCTGAGACACTGCGCCTCTGTTGCCTCTTTTTGTGCTCTCGAAGCAAGGAGCTGCTCACTCCCATGTGTGGCTGAAGCAATCGTTTGTTGTCCACGTACTTCCACGTACGCATATACATGTGTGAATATGTCTTTCTGGAGTCGGCGGGCTAGAGATGCGTGGAGGTCGATGCAAACTTATCTATATCTGTGCACTCGAGTCTGTCGCAGACGGTTGTGCTTTGctcagctgcttcgcgcggcgtgtttcgtgtctgtgtctcgcgtgtctgggtctgcgctgcggcagtgggtcgctttttttcgctgcgcagacactgtcgtctgcgcgcgtctgttGGGGGTTTCAGGCGCCAAGAGCAGCAGAGAGTGgaggccgctcgcggcgctgcggaggctgcggccgctgcgacaGAGGCCgtccgcgcagcgcgagacgcgcagatcacgcgagcgagagagaaggaagacgccgaagacaAGCGCGGGCACTGGAcaacgaagaagcgcgaggaaaTGAACGACCGCGACTGGCGAATCTTCCGTGAGGACTTCGAAATCTACATCAaggtgcgcgcgcggccgcgcacggGAAGGCACCCGGAAGCGCGAAGCCCTGCAAGGAGGGaagcgcgcccgctgcgacTTAGgacagcagctcctcgctctccggcACGCGAACATCCACATTCATTGATATGCATTTGCAGACGTGCGTTTCTGTTTGTTTGGCTGGGAGAGAGTTTCTGTTTCGGTGCGTCTTCTTTGGGTCTCGGAGGCTGCCGGAGCTACGGAACGGGAAAATCGAGATGGCGCGCGAGTGCTGCAAGGGGGAaggcgcgggtcgcggcggaAAACGCGTGACTGCCGGAGTGCCGCACTATAAACATAGCCAGATATATGTAGATTAAGATATAGATAGAGGGAAAAATCTGAACAGAGGGTGAGCAGTCTCTTTTTGACTCTCAAACCCCTAATCCGTCTCCCCTTGTcaccggcgccttcgcctcgagaGGGTGTGTCTGTCGCTGTGCATTCACGTGTATCGTGGAGTTCTTATATTTTCCACTTGCTTAGCGTTCTGCTTCCAACTGACCCAGCggtgcgcagctgcagctgcatctgTTTCGCCGCAACCCCTCGCTGCGCGCATTCTCTCgtcgcgtgtctgcctccTGCGTCCGGCTTCGCCTTAAGCGGCTTCTGTTTAGCTCACGGCTCCTCTTGTCGCCCGCGACCTCtgctctttttttctttttttgttTCAGGGAGGCCGGGTGCCGCCTCCGATTCGCACCTGGGCGGAGAGCGCGCTGCCGTGGGAGCTCATTGAAGCGATCAAGCACGCGAACTACGAGCGTCCAACGCCGATTCAGATGCAAGCGATTCCAATCGCCTTGGAGCAGCGAGACTTGATTGGCATTGCAGAAACTGGATCTGGTGAGGAGTGTGCGTCTATGCGAGTTTTTGTTAGGGCATCCTGCGGACGTCCTCTCTACCCTAACGTCGTGGTCACacgacgcatgcgcacacaTCTCAGTCCACGCACGCGCATCCGTCGAAAGCCTGAGAGATAGATATGCATATGGATAAATAGATAAGGACAGATATTGATATTTTTTGATGTGGAGCGGGAGATAAGCTATGACGATTCATCTATCCATCTCTCAGAGAGCCAGAGAGATTGGTGCGGGGCTGTCTGTGGATATAAGTAGATGCGGAGATGTCCACACGGGCCTTGGTTGTTTGTTGCGTTGCGCGTCAGGAAAGACCGCGGCGTTTGTGCTGCCGATGCTGACCTACGTGAAggggctgcctccgctgaacgaggagacagggcaAGACGGACCCTACGCCCTCATcttggcgccttcgcggtaGGTAGAAAGCGTCGCTCTGTGCCGCAGCCAGGCATGCACGCGAGGACCTACCTGTGTGTGTGAGCCCGTACAACCATGTTTGTCTGCGGAGTGGAGCGTCACATGAAGCCTGCAAGCGTGTAGGGGTACGCCGGTATGCTCTGACAGGCACACGCGCTGGcgcataaatatatgtatatatatcatGCAGGCACGGGAGGGATGTGTTTTGTATGTTCTTTGTGGATTTTTCGATTCGCGTTGAGGCCTGGTCGTGTCGTCAAGGTGCGTTTCGCTTTCCGCGTTCCCTTTTTTCTAGAGAGCTGGCGCTTCAAatcgacgaggagacgcagaaattCGCCTCGTTCTGCAAGTGCAGGACGGTAGCAGTCGttggaggccgcagcgccgaaaCACAGGCTTTCCAGCTCCGCAGAGGGTGAGCGAAACTTGACTTGAAAGTGCGCGTGCAAGAGTGGACGCATACACAGAATTATGTTCGTATATCTACCTAGTTTGCACGCAAAGCGAGCAGGTCTGCTTGCACATCTGTGAGGTGTATTCACTCGTGTGTCGTGTGTCCGTAGATGCTCAGTTCTGGCGCGCCAGTGGTAACGGGTCGACATCCAAGTATGTAGACTCGCGGTCAAATGAATCGATTTctttatatttatatatatgtatatactcGTGTGTGAGCGGACAAGTCAGTTTTAGTGtatctgcagctgctcccATGTGCGCACCTGCTGACTTGTCGTTCGTGCGCATTTTTGCCAGAGCGGAGATTGTAATCGGCACTCCAGGGCGAGTCAAAGACTGCCTCGAGAAGGCCTACACAGTTCTGAACCAGTGTAACTACGTCGTTCTCGACGAAGCAGGTGAGGCCTTTCGCTTGAAtccagcgcgcgcctctgcgtgtcgcTGGGGCATTGAGGTGTAAGCACTTTTGTAGGCTTAGCGTTGTACTCTTTCCTGTGCGTAGTTTTGTGTCGTTCCGGTGTTTGTACACTAGATGCATGAGCATATGTGTAATGTGCTTCTGTGCATGGTCATACACATCCAGTAAAGCCGGGAGCTTGCAtacgtatatgcatatatatttgcatatatatatgtaaatatgtatgcatgcgtatACGCCGTTGGATGCGGAATGGGCATTACTGTCACCATCGTGGACGCGGTGGTGGGATCGTCGGGGCGATGTCGCTCTGTCCGCTGGCGAGCATTGTTCGCGCAATTCTTCGCTGTGTCCATTGGCGATCCTATCTTTCGCGCATGTCAAAGTCCTGCGAAGACGCCTGGAGTCTgtgggcgacgacgcggagtgTGGCGGTGTGCAGccgtgtatgtatatgcatatttctctatacatacatacatatgttCTCTGTAGCTACAGGCGCACTCTCACAATTAGGCAACCCCACCGTTCGTGCatcatacatatacatatatatatttgaaTTTTTTCGTGTATTGttctgctgtcgctgcctctcgagCGACACGCGCTGCTGGATGGACCTTGAGGTACGCGTCTTTTGTTTTTTGTGTTGCTCCGCTTCGTTCAGATCGCATGATCGATATGGGTTTCGAGGAGATCGTTAATTTCATCCTGGATCAAATTCCGACCTCTAACTTGAAGAGCAACGACGAGGCGCTGATTCTTCAGCAGGTACGGAGGCTTCCGGGTACTCACTCAACTGAACTCCTCGTGACGGTCGCGCGTGAGCGGCGCCGACCTCGCGCCTCTTGCAAGCAGGATCATCTGTGGACGCTCGTTTCGCGTCAGTGTCAACAATGAAAGCAAGAACTAGGAGCTAGATGGGTTCCAGCCGGCACTTTGTTTTCAAAAGAAATCGGCTGTTTGTGCGTGTCGCTCGTGTGTCTCAAACTGGCCTGTGTGAGGAAGGTTCTCAGGCCCCCTTGTTCGAAGCTGAATGTGCGGAGGAGTCCTCCGTCTTCGGTCCGTCTGTTCATCATTAGGACGTTGTGTTGCTCGGATAGTCAGCTCAGATGTCTTCTGAATTTCGTGTTGAGCCACGTGCAGGGCTGTGGatgcgcgtgtgcaggcgcGTTAGAAGCCGCTGCATTTTCTGGTCCGCGGATGCGGAGTTGCTTTCAGAAGGGGGTGCTCGAGTGCGTCTCCTTCGGTGTCAGGTTTGACGAAACGCATGCATATGTTTCACCTTGCCTTTCCATGGCCCTCGAAGCTTCGTGTTTTGCCATGCTAAATATTTGCTGGTGTCGTAGGTTTTTCTTATTTTCAGGAACTGCAAGCAAAGGCTGGCCACCGTCTGTATCGCCTCACGCAAATGTTTAGCGCCACGATGCCCCCCGCTGTCGAGCGACTTGCGCGGTGAGCCGTCCCCCTCGCGATGTGTCCACAGTTGCGGAGAACGCCTCGCGGATTTGAGACGGTCTTCGTGTAGCACGCAGGCAAACAGGGTAGCGGTGGCGAAGACCGTCAGAGGAAGGCGCTTCTGACCTGCAAGTCGCAGCCGGCGGGCTGCGGATGAAGCAAACGGAAGTGCAGGTTGAATAGCAGCACGTGGCAGCTATCGCCGGTAGCAGATGTCGCCATTGCCTCTGTGTTTGCAGAAAGTACCTGCGCCAACCTTCCTACATCTCCATCGGCGATCCAGGCGCCGGGAAACGCGCCATTGAGCAACGAATCGAATTCGTTCctgaggcgcggaagaagcaaCGCCTCCAGGTACGACTATCGACCTTGCCGTGCCTAAGTTTGTTCTCCGTATGGTCATGTGCACTTCGAGGCGGGTCGAGACgtgtttatatatatatatatatatatatatatatatatatatatatatatatatacatatttggATAGTGGCGTGCCCGCTGTCGGCCGttgcgcgacgcgccgcgggtgTCCAACTATCGCTGCGTGTCTATGTGGAAGTTCGGCGGCAAGTGTCCTCTATGGAGCTTGGGGTCAGACATCGACCGCCACTGTGCATCAGCAAAAGCTTTGACTCGCACGCTCGGAGTCCGCACGGCTGGCTGGAAGAGGGCGTGGAGAATTGGCGGTGATGCTTTCTGAAACTTTTCTTCCATGCTTTCCAAAGCGATGCGGCAACTCTTTGCTCGCGGTCTGCTGCGAGTGTGCCTGTCCCGGTGTCGGTCGAGCCTCGTTCGCTTCTATCGCgagttttctttcttccacTTGTCGCGTAGGATATTTTGGAAACCGCCACGCCGCCGGTGATGGTTTTCGTCAACCAAAAGAagtccgcggacgcgcttgCAAAGGTTCTGGGCAAGCTCGGCTACAGGTGCGCGTCCCcttcctctcgtcgcctctTGGGGGGTTCCCTTTCCAGGCTTGCTGGAGTGGATCACGTGTCTCTGGTGTGGAGTTGTTTCATCACACGTGTTCTGCTAAACAGAAGGCCGTCCGCCAAGCCCTATCGGTCCTTTTTTCGGAGGAGATGTGTTCGTCTGGAGAGACTGTAGACCTCCGTCGGGGCTTCTCTGAGCTGCCGCcatcctccgcggcgcgcctgccagAAAGGAGGGGGGTGGCCAAGATTTTTGTTCCATTTCCTATGTAGAGACACACGGGCATTTGCAGAGATCGATTTAGATACGCCTTTTCTATTTGCGCTTCCTGCATTCCCTGTTTTAGTCCCATGCGTCGGACGGTGGCTCGCGTTTgttcgcgtctctgctgttTGCAGTGCGTGCTCCCTTCACGGTGGAAAGGCGCAAGAGAACCGTGAGGCTGCACTCTCGTCTTTTAAAGTAGGTCACACGCCGCGTCCCTCGAGAGACCCGAGTGGTATTCTGGCGGAAGATGGCTCCATCATCTCCAGCGTGGAAACCCGGCCGTGACAGCTCGAAAAGGGCTGGTGCATGCGCCATTTTTGCTGGTCGAACgccgagcagcaggcggagtCCGATATGTTTTAGTTTCCCTCTGTACCTCGCGGCTATTGTCTGCTCGGCGACCCCGGGTCTGCAACGCGTCTGTGCTTCGTCCGTCGCTTCGTGTTTCGCAGCTGTTCGCCACGCTCAACGCTGAGAGAGGCGACTGGTGCCGGCAGACAGATCCAGGCTGCCAGGAGGAGTGGGGCTTGAGAGTGTTCGCATGCACATACCACCAAACATTAGACGCAGACCTATATAGATAGAGCGACAGAGAACCCCCCTCGTACGTCCAGATACCGAGGTCTAGCTAGAGAAGAACGAGAGAGATGTACGGCAGGTGTGGTGGATAATCTCGTCCAGCATTGGGCGGAGCCTCTGCGTACGTCGCGCGCTCCCCcctgcctcccccccccccccccccccaaccCGTGTCGAGGAGGACCCTCGGGCGAGCGCACATCCGCCCGGGCTGTTCGCTGCGGTTGTCGTGTCTTCAGGAAGGAAGCCACGACGTTCTAGTCGCGACAGACGTTGCAGGGCGCGGTATCGATGTCGAGGGAGTGCAGCTCGTTGTGAACTTTGACATGCCAAAAGACATCGAGGCTTACACGCATCGCATTGGTAAGGATGAGCGACCCGAGGGGCTTATCACTTTCCGTGCGCACTCTCacgcctcccgcgcgccgcagactgtCTCCAAGATCCTCGGCGCCAGTCGCTTGGATGGCGGGCGGACGCCCGGTGGAGCGGCAAGTTTGCTTTTCTTTCACAGAGCCCGCGTTCCAGCAGGTTCGGGGTGTGGGTGTGCGTCTACCAGAGCAGGTTggggagctgcagcagcggacgAAGGCCCAGGACGACGAAGCGCAGGGTGGTGCTTCACAAGAAGCTTCGCACCAGGGCCTGATGAGACCAGTGTTTTCACCTTAGCGTGAGAGTGCTTTTTCTTTCCGTTTTTAaggctctccgctgcgcgctgcgcgcaaAGACGCCGTGAAGGCCTTTCATGGTATCGAGTCGAGTGTTTTTGTGCCGCGACTTCCATAGGTCGTACtggacgcgcaggccgcaaGGGTCTGGCGATCTCGTTTTTGACCGACGAGGACAGCGCCATTTTCTACGACTTGAAGCAGCTACTCCTCTCAACCAACAACATTGTGCCGCTCGAACTTGCGCATCACCCTGCGACCaaggcgaagggcggcgacAAAAACCTGATGAAGCCGATCTGGTTCAACTGAGAGCCTCGCGCAACGCGGAGCATGTCTCAGCATTTTTGTACgccccgcctgccgcgcgagaaagTTCGCGCGGAGCCCGGTAGCCTGCGCCAGGAAAGACAGGTTGAAAACCCGCGGCCAGTCTTCTTCCTTTCTGTCAGCATTCAACCCCAAGCGTTGTTCGCACTCGCGCGTGTACACACTTCGTCTCGTTGTGTCTGGTGGCATGGAGAGAGACCCGCAAAATAGCTGCCCGTGAATCGGGGAATCACGTCTCGCAAGTAAGAacaggcgagaaggaaggctGCCGCGGACTAGCACAAGACGTGAGCTGTGCGCAGGGAAGGCAGATGAACGGATGAGCAGCCTTGTTTCTCCTGGCGCCTCTCCGAGATAAAAGTTGGGTTTTTCTCACGTCTAGTGGCATTCGTGAGTTTCAAAGTTCGGCGAAGCTCCGAAGTAGTGTCACTTCGAGATATTTCGCACTTTTCGGCGGACACCTGGTCAAACTGGCTTTATGCCTGTCACTAGCTATTCGGTGAGGAGTCTCCCGCGCGGACATGAAGAAGTCTGTAGCGCGCCTGCTCAAATACATGCTGGCAGTGCATCTACGGAGTTTACCACTGTTAGCCTTCCGCCCTTTCTAGAAAGCCGTCCACAAATCTGGTCGAGGCCGTGTctgcggaagcagcggaTGTTTCCGGTGCAGTCTCGGTAACCagtgcagcagctcgagTCATCGGGGGCCTGAAACCGCGTGTTACCCTGTGTGGTTCTCGCAGCCCTAACGTCGGCGTTGTTCCTTGTAGAAGCCGCCAGTTCTGAGCGGCTGGCCAGGCTCTCTGAAGGGCTCAGCCTGCCCAGCCCGATGTGTATCACTGAGTCGTGTGGTTTCGATTTCGCTCGTGTCACGCTTAGGAAGTCTTCGTGAGACTCCCGAGCGTGGCATTGCACTAGTAGCGCGCCACCGCGTGGGCATGCTTCTACCGCCGAGTGCGCGTGAGAGCATCAGCGTTAGGAAGCGCGAAGCAACTGGCTGAAGATGTGGCCTCTAAGTAGCGGGAGTCGGAAATGACCAAGAGGAGGTCGGGTGAGTCGGGCGCCGCCTAGTTTGCGGGTCCTCCTCAAGCTTTGATGCAACAGATGCAGtacggagaaaaaaagagcaGCGCAAATGCCAGGAGACAGTCGGCGACCGAGTCAGAGGTGACTAATTAATGGGCAGTGCGGCCCAAACACCCTCGCTGATAAGAAACAACGTCTGGTCTTGTCCAGTACGGCGAGTGCTCCATAGCAATATAAATGCGGGTGTGGACCCTGTCTCCTTGGAGCTATGGCGATCTGCCGGTTCTCAGAAGCATCAGGGTACGACCCTGTGCATCTGCACATAGCTGATATCTAACGCTAGACCGGGGTCGAACggatgtatacatacatgctGAACACAGTGGTCGTACGTGTTCAGCCCTTGTCGGTAATGGTTCATTGAGGCACGGCTCAGTGACACAAAAAAGCGAATTCCGTCCCACACAATTTGCATTGTAGACTTCGCACCGGTGGGTCATTCCTTG from Besnoitia besnoiti strain Bb-Ger1 chromosome V, whole genome shotgun sequence encodes:
- a CDS encoding DEAD-family helicase (encoded by transcript BESB_063720), which encodes MSTELERGSEDGPGAKTSPFDSPLGSVGAETPASACEGDGRRPPPDAPGAEEDDEREEGEVQEGLSARVRPRTDGDAGISDAAEASERSSGARKRGLEDGDQGAPAPRRASPVSALPAGRLLSPSSASGSQAPAPFKKLKETAAEGRAEESRDAASSLSCSPSPTAARGATSALPRRTPPSSTLTLLPPLSGSSPAPAAPEASIGSRAARDARDEERRDRGDERRRRDDERREGRSERSGRDRREEDRRVRDEDRRDARDERRRREVRDDSRDGRDRESRRREETTENKERTVPSTSVFRAPDSQKIRSLEDVLKQQKTEEQPTRILFLTKKQREQQKAADERSRQEMEKKKERQLLQNRRNFLMQQEIEREKEAKERLKQREMEKIKEEQERRLRAVRGSGSTTGSRSKAEEERAAKRAAEERKGGASANARESTLADLRLLNLPEQELRARQQERELEQIRNHYLGMRTEKKKIQKPSEKFRNIFNFEWNDAEDTCKGDNNPLYQERMEPQLLFGRGFRAGMDIREQRKQNNFYDELVKRRQEQQRVEAARGAAEAAAAATEAVRAARDAQITRAREKEDAEDKRGHWTTKKREEMNDRDWRIFREDFEIYIKGGRVPPPIRTWAESALPWELIEAIKHANYERPTPIQMQAIPIALEQRDLIGIAETGSGKTAAFVLPMLTYVKGLPPLNEETGQDGPYALILAPSRELALQIDEETQKFASFCKCRTVAVVGGRSAETQAFQLRRGAEIVIGTPGRVKDCLEKAYTVLNQCNYVVLDEADRMIDMGFEEIVNFILDQIPTSNLKSNDEALILQQELQAKAGHRLYRLTQMFSATMPPAVERLARKYLRQPSYISIGDPGAGKRAIEQRIEFVPEARKKQRLQDILETATPPVMVFVNQKKSADALAKVLGKLGYSACSLHGGKAQENREAALSSFKEGSHDVLVATDVAGRGIDVEGVQLVVNFDMPKDIEAYTHRIGRTGRAGRKGLAISFLTDEDSAIFYDLKQLLLSTNNIVPLELAHHPATKAKGGDKNLMKPIWFN